A window from Leguminivora glycinivorella isolate SPB_JAAS2020 chromosome 16, LegGlyc_1.1, whole genome shotgun sequence encodes these proteins:
- the LOC125235002 gene encoding uncharacterized protein LOC125235002 — protein sequence MPLRESADTLGDSYTLAKNRFLSLERKLERLPEYKRLYCDFMREYENMGHMTRVADYGTPNYFHPHHGVFREGSATTKLRVVYSGAAPTTTNKSLNSIQLPGPALQNDIFAILLRFRQYKYVACADVEKMFRQVLIQPDQRSLQMILWREKPTDPLHVYELNTVTYGQTSAPYLSQRCIRQLALECGDDVIARVINQDIFVDDLITGDDDFQNLLDICQKTYNVLQSGCFPLRKWTFNCDVPQEKSREHFVGEHTQNKTLGVGWDNTRDELYYTTKIDPLPNTSFLNKRIMLSIISQIYDPLGLLSPAVIISKILLQKLWLSRIDWDTPVPDDITSMWNNFINTLSRLNDLRIPRHVRGVHTARTELHIFSDASLHAYGACAYIRTYDEGSDVTVRLLCAKSKVSPLKSLTIPKLELSGALVAAKLYKKITDSLRLVFTKVYFWSDSTIVISWLGMSPHLLKPFVQNRVTQINDLTGNATWFHVRSEENPSDLLSRGVSLDNLIDCNLWWNGPTFLHDSNSNFINDNISQITTITDLPELRSTAVSLVCTQQNELFNFDKCSSYLKLIRIGAYVLRFILNSRTNSERKQLRQTGSLSVDELEASRRMLVRFAQMQSFPDVYDCLLKNKPLKTNSKQYNRISGLNVFLDDRYKLQVIRVGGRLCNSTSFDYNKKHPVLLCSKHRLTVLLFKYEHKRLLHGGPQLLLSTLRECWWPLGARNLARKIVRECVTCIRMKDPTDLNPLTPAHFLIGRPLTCPASEDLTDEEPSRLSRYARIEALRQHFWRRWAKEYVAELQRRTKWKTKKDDIALNSLVLIKDDNLPPLKWRLGRVTRLYPGGDGVNRVADILTATGTIRRSFSKICPLLSEPADHNE from the exons ATGCCGCTAAGAGAATCAGCTGATACGTTGGGCGATTCTTATACGTTAGCGAAAAATCGGTTTTTATCCTTAGAACGTAAATTAGAGCGTTTGCCGGAATATAAACGTTTATACTGTGACTTCATGCGAGAATACGAAAATATGGGTCACATGACTCGTGTCGCCGATTATGGTACTCCAAATTACTTCCATCCCCACCATGGTGTCTTTAGGGAGGGGAGTGCCACTACAAAATTGCGCGTCGTGTATAGTGGGGCGGCCCCCACTACCACAAATAAATCGTTAAATAGCATACAGCTGCCGGGTCCAGCACTTCAAAACGATATATTTGCTATTTTGTTGCGTTTCCGTCAATACAAGTACGTTGCTTGTGCTGACGTGGAGAAAATGTTTCGGCAGGTTTTGATCCAACCAGATCAGAGATCCTTGCAAATGATCCTCTGGCGTGAAAAACCTACCGATCCATTACACGTTTATGAACTCAATACGGTTACATATGGGCAAACTAGTGCGCCATATTTAAGTCAACGCTGTATACGACAGTTAGCGTTGGAATGTGGTGATGACGTCATCGCGCGCGTCATTAACCAAGATATATTCGTAGACGATTTAATTACGGGAGATGATGATTTTCAGAATTTACTTGACATATGTCAGAAAACGTATAACGTTCTGCAATCAGGATGCTTTCCTTTACGTAAATGGACCTTTAATTGTGACGTTCCGCAGGAAAAGTCCCGGGAGCATTTTGTAGGCGAGCACACACAGAACAAAACCCTAGGGGTAGGTTGGGATAATACACGCGATGAATTGTATTATACCACAAAAATCGATCCCTTACCTAACAcgtcatttttaaataaacgaATAATGTTATCGATTATTTCACAGATTTACGACCCGTTAGGCCTTCTATCGCCTGCGGTGATCATTTCCAAAATTTTACTACAAAAATTGTGGTTAAGTCGTATTGATTGGGACACTCCGGTCCCTGATGACATTACATCGATGTggaataatttcataaatacaTTAAGCCGTTTAAACGATTTACGAATTCCGCGTCATGTAAGGGGCGTGCACACTGCACGCACGGAATTGCATATTTTCTCAGATGCATCGTTGCATGCATACGGCGCGTGCGCTTATATTCGGACGTATGATGAAGGGTCAGATGTCACTGTCAGATTATTGTGTGCGAAAAGCAAAGTCTCACCCCTGAAATCATTGACGATTCCAAAACTTGAACTATCAGGCGCGCTCGTTGCTGCTAAGCTTTATAAGAAAATAACAGATTCCTTAAGGTTAGTGTTCACTAAAGTTTACTTCTGGAGTGACTCAACTATAGTGATTTCGTGGTTAGGTATGTCTCCGCATCTACTGAAGCCTTTTGTTCAAAACCGTGTTACACAAATAAACGATTTAACCGGTAATGCGACATGGTTCCATGTGAGAAGCGAAGAAAATCCTAGTGATTTATTGTCTAGAGGCGTTTCTTTAGATAACTTAATTGATTGCAATTTATGGTGGAACGGTCCCACATTTTTGCACGACTCAAATTCGAATTTTATTAATGACAATATAAGTCAAATTACGACTATCACAGATTTGCCCGAGTTACGATCGACCGCGGTGAGTTTAGTTTGCACTCAGCaaaatgaattatttaattTCGACAAATGTTCatcttacttaaaattaattcgGATCGGTGCATATGTACTCCGCTTTATATTAAACTCACGCACTAACTCTGAGCGTAAACAACTCCGCCAAACCGGTTCGCTATCAGTGGACGAGTTGGAGGCATCACGGCGTATGCTAGTTAGATTCGCACAGATGCAATCATTTCCGGACGTGTATGattgtttacttaaaaataaaccgcTTAAGACGAATAGTAAACAATATAATCGTATCTCCGGTCTTAACGTGTTTTTAGACGATCGTTATAAGTTACAAGTGATTAGAGTCGGTGGTAGATTGTGTAATTCAACAAGTTTCGATTACAACAAAAAACATCCCGTGTTATTGTGCAGTAAACATAGGTTGACGGTGTTGTTATTCAAATATGAACACAAGCGGCTGCTGCACGGCGGACCGCAGCTACTCTTATCTACTTTGCGTGAATGTTGGTGGCCGTTAGGTGCGCGAAATTTGGCAAGGAAAATCGTTCGAGAATGCGTTACCTGTATTCGAATGAAAG ATCCTACTGACCTAAACCCACTCACGCCTGCTCATTTCCTAATTGGTCGGCCGCTGACCTGCCCTGCCAGCGAGGACCTGACGGACGAGGAGCCATCCCGCCTGTCTCGCTACGCCAGGATCGAAGCCCTCCGTCAACACTTCTGGCGTCGGTGGGCCAAGGAGTACGTTGCGGAACTCCAGCGACGAACCAAGTGGAAGACGAAGAAGGACGACATAGCCTTAAACAGCCTCGTCCTAATCAAAGACGATAACCTGCCTCCTCTCAAATGGCGGTTAGGCCGAGTCACGCGTCTATATCCCGGAGGCGACGGCGTGAACCGTGTCGCCGACATACTCACGGCGACAGGGACGATACGACGCAGCTTTTCAAAGATCTGCCCGCTGCTATCCGAGCCGGCAGACCACAACGAATGA